In the genome of Psychrilyobacter piezotolerans, the window ATTGTAGAGGTTATAGGCGAATATGTCGATCTAAAGAAGACAGGTTCGAATTATAAAGGTCTTTGTCCATTTCATAAGGATACTAACCCTTCCTTTATGGTAAGTACCTCAAAAAACATATATAAGTGTTTTGTTTGTGGTGCAGGTGGAAATGTTATTAAATTCTATATGGAATATAATAAGCTGACCTATGGGGAAGCAGTCTATGAGCTGAGTAAAAAATATAATATAGATATTTCTCCTATAAGTGGGAATAGTTCAGAGGATAGAAATAAGAAATATTATAAGATCTTGGATGAAGCACTTTCATTTTTCAAGGGAAATATTTTTTCTAATTCTGGAAGGGAAGCGCTGTCCTATCTAAATAACAGAGGGATGAAGCCTGATTTCATAAGGGAAAATAATTTAGGGTATGCTTTAAATGGCTGGGATTCACTATACAATTATTTGACAGGAAAGGGGTATGATCCTCCGATCCTATCTAAATTAGGTCTGATAAAGAGTGGTGACAAGGGGTACTATGATACCTTTCGTGACAGGATAATCTATCCAATCTACTCACCTGGTGGAAATGTAATCGCTTTCGGCGGCAGAACTATGAGTGACAGAAAGGAAATTGCAAAATATCTGAACTCACCAGAAACCCCGGTATTTCATAAGGGACGGAATCTCTATGGAATAAAAAATAAGGGTAGCAGCATTAGGAGAAAAAATTATGCCATCCTAATGGAAGGCTATATGGATGTACTGGCAGCTCATGCCTATGGGTTTGATGTGGCTTTGGCTCCTTTGGGGACAGCTTTTTCAAGTGAACAGGCTGAACTCCTAAAAAGATATACATCCAATGTAATAATCGCTTTTGATATGGATAATGCCGGCAGGGTAGCCAGTGAAAAAGCCAGTCTAGTCTTAAAGAAATATGGATTTAATATAAGGGTTTTAGAACTGAAA includes:
- the dnaG gene encoding DNA primase, which gives rise to MRFRNEDLDKVITQLNIVEVIGEYVDLKKTGSNYKGLCPFHKDTNPSFMVSTSKNIYKCFVCGAGGNVIKFYMEYNKLTYGEAVYELSKKYNIDISPISGNSSEDRNKKYYKILDEALSFFKGNIFSNSGREALSYLNNRGMKPDFIRENNLGYALNGWDSLYNYLTGKGYDPPILSKLGLIKSGDKGYYDTFRDRIIYPIYSPGGNVIAFGGRTMSDRKEIAKYLNSPETPVFHKGRNLYGIKNKGSSIRRKNYAILMEGYMDVLAAHAYGFDVALAPLGTAFSSEQAELLKRYTSNVIIAFDMDNAGRVASEKASLVLKKYGFNIRVLELKNAKDPDEFLKKYGKTEFLKSVKNSKEIFDFLYSYYVREYDLSNFMAKQNFIGRFKEFFQSVETDLEKSLYLNKLSVSLGMEKEVEILKKILILNNEDTVVPKRIERQPLKTKSLKIDELELETLKLCLKDRKYFERFKNKTITSPFVQNIFDTIEQNGEQNYIQELLRGNFFKLEEEEEEIILNISTELSAKNEDDIINTYIEVYKRWFVKEIDEKMSFFKKNDIKSFLNCKKIYEKIIGDIKIDDLEENYKEFISMKI